A stretch of DNA from Microlunatus capsulatus:
CACCAGCACGACGCACGACCAGCACCGCCCGGGTCCACCAGGGCCCGGGCGGTCCTGCGTCCGGGGTCAGCGGCGTGCGGGCACCAGCGGCGTCAGGGCGGGCTGCGGCTCACCGGCCCGGTCGACGCGCCGGGCCAGCCGGGTGCGCAGCACGCGCGTGCTGTGCGCGGCGGTGAGCAGCCGCTCGCCCGCGTAGGGCACGCCACCGGCCAGCCGGCGGCCGACGGCGAGCCAGACGCAGACCGCGCGCTCGGCCAGCCAGAGGGGGGCCCACAGGGGCGCGTCGACGGGGAAGGCCGCGTCGCCCCCCGCCCGCCGGCGGCCCAGCTCGGCCAGCGCCACCGGCAGCAGCGCCTCCGCCACCAGGCCGCGGCGGCTCCAGCGGCGCAGCCGGGCCGAGCGCGACGTCGCCCCGCGGGCGAGCAGGGCCGCGACCGGCAGCAGCGACGCCTCGGCGGCCAGCCGGGCCGGCTGGCCGAAGTCGTCGTAGGCCTGCCGGACCCGCTGGCCCCAGAAGTGCCCGGCCTCCGGCGGGCAGCGGCGGACCAGCAGGTCGGGGACGGCGCGCTCGGTGCCGCCGGCAGCCCGCACCGTCCGGGACAGCTCGAGGTTCTCGAACAGCACGTCGCCGTCGTAGCCGCCCATGGCCAGGAAGGTGCTGCGCCGCAGCGCGTAGGTGCCGGGGTAGTCGGCGCCCAGGGCCCGGTTGAGCAGCGTCCGGGCGGTGTCCCACCGGGCGTGCCAGGGTGCGGGGTCGAAGTAGTTCTGCGGCCGCACGAGGTCGGCGTCGGCGAGCAGGTCGACCGCCCGGGCCAGCTGGACGGCGGTCCAGCGGACGTCGTCGTCGGCGATCACCACGTGCTCGTGCCGGGCCAGCCGGACCCCGGTGACCACGCCGGCCACCTTGCCGTTGCGGCCCGGCCAGTCGCCGACCCGGACGTGCCGCACCCAGCCGTCCCACAGGGCGTGGTGCCGCTCCCAGACCGCGTCCTCGCTGCCGTCCACCACGGTGACGTCGACGTCGCGGCTGAGCCGCTGCAGGTACCCGGTCAGCTCCGCCGGGTCCGTGCCCGGACGCCAGCGCAGCGGCACCACGTACTCCACCCCGAGCCGCACGGGCTACCCCTCGACGTCCTGACGCAGCGCGGCGGCGACGGAGACGACGCCGGCCGCGTTCTCGGGGATGGTCCGCAGCGACGTGCGGCCGGCGGCCCAGCTGTCCAGCAGGTGCCGGGTGACCGCGGCGTCGACCGCGAGCGCCACCTGCGCGCCGAAGAGGATGTCGTCCACGAGGTGGGGCTCGTCGAGAGCGAGGCGGCCCGCGACGTCGTGCGCCGCGATCTGCTCGTGCACGGCGTCGGCCTCGATGTGCTCGTCGAAGAACCGCGTGGTGGGCTCGTCGAAGCCGAGCCGGCGCAGCCCGTTGCCGTAGCGCCGCATGGGCAGCGAGGAGGACATCTCCAGCGCGGCGAGGTGCCCGATCGTCGCGCCCAGCAGCCGGCGGTGCAGGCCGAAGAGCGTCATGGTGTTGGCCCAGGCCAGGGTGATGGCGGGGACGTCGTTGAGGTACTGGCCGTAGGAGTCGTCCAGGCCCAGCCCGCGCATGGCGTCGGCGTAGAGCACCGCGTGCATCCACTCCGCGCGGCCTGCCCCGTACTCGTCGGCCTGGATCTCCACCAGCGCGGCCTTGGCGCGACCGGACAGCCGGGGGATCGCCCACGTGTGCGGGTCGGCCTCCTTGAGGTGGTAGACCGACCGGTGCACCAGGTGCTCCCGGTACTCCACGACGGTGCCGGAGCGGGCCAGGTGCCGCGACATCGACGGGCCGTCGTCGCCCTGCACGATCGCGGACAGCGCCGCGGGCACGTCGGCCGGGGCCGGTGTCGCCTGCCGCTGCCCGGCGACCAGGGCCCGCAGGCCGGCCTCCGTGGCGTCCTCGAGCACGGCGGCCAGCCCGACGAGGTCGGGGTGCCACTCCCAGCGGGGGTCGACACCGGGCCAGCTCCGGTGGTGCAGCTCGTGCAGGACCATCAGGGACAGCTGGACGTCGTCGTCGACCAGCACGTCGGCACTGGTGGCGACGATCTGCTCGGCCTGCTGCCGCAGCTGCGGGACGGCCTGCGGCTCCTCGGTGAGCACCCAGAGCAGCTGGGCGCTGAGCGCGCCGCGCGCCAGCAGCGGGGTCCGTCCGGCGCCGCGGTCGAACGCGAGCGCGGTCGGGTACGGGCTTCGTCGCATGTGAGGTCTCCTACCCCTGGGGGCGGCGGGAGAAACCGGGCGGACGACCGCGTCGGTCGTCGCCGGCGGCCCGCGCGCAGTTTTGGGCCAATCGGGCTGGGTACTCAACCACCGTGGCTCCTACTCCTTCCGACCCCGGCCCCGCCCGGGATGCGCAGATCACGATCTACCCCGACGGCCCCATGCTGCTGCGGGGTGACGTCGAGGTGGTCGGCGCCGACGGGGAGCCGCTGCCGCGCCGCCGTCGCACCATCGCGCTCTGCCGGTGCGGGTCCAGCGGGATGATGCCCCTCTGCGACGGCACCCACAAGCTGGTCTGGAAGCCGGGCCGCGACAACGCGCGCCGCCGGGCGGTCGCGGCCGACGAGGACTGACCACCCGCCCGGCGCTCGCGCGCAGGGGGCTCAGGCCCTGCCCGGGCGCAGCCGCACGCCGCTGCGGGGCCGGGTGGGCATCCGCGCGGTGCTCCAGCCGAGGTCCTGGCCGGGGACCGGCGTCCACGGGGCGGCGGCCAGCCGGCGGACGGCGACCTCCAGCAGGGTGAGCGTCACCCCCTCGCCCGGGCAGCGGTGGCCCGTCCGGACGTCCCCGCCGCCCTGCGGCACGAGGGCCTCCTCCTCGACGGGGCCGAGGAAGCGCGCGGGGTCGAACCGGTCCGGGTCGGGCCAGGCCCCGGGGTCGTGGGTGGTGCCGTGCACGTCGAGGACGACGAGCCCGCCCCGGCGGACCGGCTGGCCCAGCACGTCCTGCGCCCGGCGGGCCCGGGCCGCCAGCACCGGGACGAACGGGTAGCAGCGGCGAACCTCGTGCGCGAAGGCCCGGGCGGCCGCCGCGTCGCCGTCGGCGATCCGGGCCCGCCAGCCCGGCTGCTCCACCAGGGCGAGGGCGGCGAAGGCGACGAACCAGGCGACGGCGACGCTGGGCCGGACCACGTTGAGCAGCTCGACGGCGGCGACCCGGGCGGGCAGCAGCCGGCCGGCCCCGTCGCGCCCGCCGGCCAGCACGGCGAGGGCGCTGCCCGGCGGGGGCGTGAGCTCCCCGGCACGGGTGCGCCGGACCAGGCCGGTCGCCCAGCGATCGAGCCGCACCCGGGCGAGGGCGGCCACCGC
This window harbors:
- a CDS encoding glycosyltransferase produces the protein MRLGVEYVVPLRWRPGTDPAELTGYLQRLSRDVDVTVVDGSEDAVWERHHALWDGWVRHVRVGDWPGRNGKVAGVVTGVRLARHEHVVIADDDVRWTAVQLARAVDLLADADLVRPQNYFDPAPWHARWDTARTLLNRALGADYPGTYALRRSTFLAMGGYDGDVLFENLELSRTVRAAGGTERAVPDLLVRRCPPEAGHFWGQRVRQAYDDFGQPARLAAEASLLPVAALLARGATSRSARLRRWSRRGLVAEALLPVALAELGRRRAGGDAAFPVDAPLWAPLWLAERAVCVWLAVGRRLAGGVPYAGERLLTAAHSTRVLRTRLARRVDRAGEPQPALTPLVPARR
- a CDS encoding iron-containing redox enzyme family protein; the protein is MRRSPYPTALAFDRGAGRTPLLARGALSAQLLWVLTEEPQAVPQLRQQAEQIVATSADVLVDDDVQLSLMVLHELHHRSWPGVDPRWEWHPDLVGLAAVLEDATEAGLRALVAGQRQATPAPADVPAALSAIVQGDDGPSMSRHLARSGTVVEYREHLVHRSVYHLKEADPHTWAIPRLSGRAKAALVEIQADEYGAGRAEWMHAVLYADAMRGLGLDDSYGQYLNDVPAITLAWANTMTLFGLHRRLLGATIGHLAALEMSSSLPMRRYGNGLRRLGFDEPTTRFFDEHIEADAVHEQIAAHDVAGRLALDEPHLVDDILFGAQVALAVDAAVTRHLLDSWAAGRTSLRTIPENAAGVVSVAAALRQDVEG
- a CDS encoding CDGSH iron-sulfur domain-containing protein, yielding MAPTPSDPGPARDAQITIYPDGPMLLRGDVEVVGADGEPLPRRRRTIALCRCGSSGMMPLCDGTHKLVWKPGRDNARRRAVAADED
- a CDS encoding cytochrome P450 produces the protein MDDQRPRRRRRDQTLRLLRQGYPWAPELRDGETAVPTRLLGRPAVVLGGVAGVRRFYDDRLRRRGAFPPPVKLVLFGPGAVHGLDDAAHHHRKALLLDVLGAEAVDRLGAAADARWAERVAGWAGRDEVTVFDEAVDLIASAVLPWAGIDVGPDEQRRRGRQLAAVVGGFATAPPPWAVAALARVRLDRWATGLVRRTRAGELTPPPGSALAVLAGGRDGAGRLLPARVAAVELLNVVRPSVAVAWFVAFAALALVEQPGWRARIADGDAAAARAFAHEVRRCYPFVPVLAARARRAQDVLGQPVRRGGLVVLDVHGTTHDPGAWPDPDRFDPARFLGPVEEEALVPQGGGDVRTGHRCPGEGVTLTLLEVAVRRLAAAPWTPVPGQDLGWSTARMPTRPRSGVRLRPGRA